The DNA window TAGGGAGGCCGCGACTAGCGCCAGGGTGTTCATAAAGTCCGCATGGCGATCGCGCGAGATCACCTGAGTTGAAGCGGTGTCCGGTTGCAAGCCCAGCTTTGCACAGGCGATTTCTTCGATCTTGGGATCAATATTGGCGTAGGTTCCAACGGCACCGGAGATTTGACCCACGGCAATCTCGGTGCGCATTCGGCAGAGGCGATCGCGATTTCGCATTGTTTCCGCTAGCCAACCCGCCAGCTTAAAGCCAAAGGTGATCGGTTCCGCGTGGATGCCGTGCGATCGCCCAATCATGATGGTGGTACGATGCTGCTGGGCTTGGTAGCGGATGGCTTGAATCAGGTCTTCCGTTTGTTTCAGCAAAAGGTCGAGACTGGCTACCAACTGAAGGGCAAGGGCGGTGTCCAGCATGTCTGAACTGGTCATGCCGAGGTGGATGTAGCGTCCAGCATCGCCTACGTATTCGTTCACGTTCGTCAGAAATGCAATCACATCGTGGCGGACTTCTTTCTCAATCTCCAGCACCCGATTGATATCAAACGTTGCCTTGGCCTTGATTTCGTCAACCGCCTCTGTCGGAATGCGGCCCAGTTCAGCCTGGGCTTCGCAGACGGCAATTTCAACGTCTAGCCACGTCTTTAGCTTATATTCGTCCGTCCAGATATAGCCCATTTCGGGCAAGGTATAACGTTCAATCAAGGCTCGTATTCAGGAATACAACCGATACATTTTACCGCGATCGCGTCCCGGTTCACGTTTCTTTACGGAACCTTGCACAATCCATCTGAATCCAAAGGATAAGGAGGGGTTAAAACCATACTCCTGTTCTTTCACGCAACCTTGAGACTGTATGAAACGCATGATCGTGATGGGTGTGTTGATGGTGATCGCCACAGGCTTTACCCCTAAGCCCGATGCCACGCCCGAACGTTCATTAACGCCCGAACCAACCCCGCCTACACCCGAACCGATCTAAGAACCAGAATCCACCCCAGAGACCACACCAACAGCGAGCGGTTCCGTACCCGAACCGGAGGCATCGGCTCCGGAACCGCAAGCACCCACCACCTATGTAGCCGATACCTATGGCTTTAGCTTTTCCTATCCCGATCGCTACTTCATGCCTGAGCAAAATTACATTGATTACAGTTCTGATCAGTCGGGAACGCTTCAAAAAAGGGTTGAGCTGTGGCAGCAGCAGGATTACGACGATATTCGAAGGGAATCACGGAACTGCCCCCCAATATCACCGTTCAGGTGTTTGAAAATCCCGATCAGCGCCCGTTGACGGATTGGAAATCAGAACTGAGCAGCCCGGATGTGCAGCCGTTACAAGTGGGTGAGCAGGAGGCGATCGCCTTTTCCTCCACAGGACTGTACGAGCATGACAACGTGGTGGTGAGTACGCCGGATGGCAAGTATGTGCTGCGATTCAGTGTGGGCTACTTTGACGCGAATGATCCGATGCGGCAAGACTTTCAGGACATTGTGTCTAGCCTGACGTTTCAGTAGTTATCCGCCGCTTGCAGCATCCAGAGTCCGCTATAGGTGATGCCGGAATCGTCGGGCTGTACAAGAAGCCAATGCAGGCCGTTGGATTGGGCGAGTCGTTGCTGGAAGGTTTGGGCAGCGGCGATCGCCCCTGGATCGGTAAAGGTGGCAATCACCCACCGATCCACTAAGCCCACATCCAAAATGAGGCCATCGGGATCGCCTGGAATATAGGACAGAAACGCAGGCTGCACCTCCGCGAACCAGCGGGCAAGGCGCATAGACTGGCGACCTCCATAGATCACGACTCCCGGAACGGGCGTTGTCGAGGCAAGCCCTTGGGTTAGAGGCATGCGTTCCTCTGGCGTATCCCGGATGGGAATGGGGCGATCGCCAAACATCAGGTCAAAATCCCCAGCGGCGATCGCGGCAAATCGCCACTCTTCACCCCAAAGGTCATTGGGTAAGGGCAGTGGGGGTGGTGTGTCCAACGCGAGGGGATCGTAGGGTTCGTTGGTGTATTTTGGGATAGTCGTTAGCGCGGTTTCGAAGCAGGGTTTTGAGGGTGGGGGTGTTGCGCGTTGGTTCCACAGCAATGTTGAGGGTTTTACCAACACGTTCGAGAATATGGAGGGTTTGGGGACGAAACACCTGAATGTGGGTCGGTAGATCATCCGATGAGGACACAAATTCCCGAAATTGTGCCGTGACCCACTCCGATCCGGCCTCCGATTGGGGACAAAAGGCACTGGCTGCAAAAGAGCGATCGCGATCGCACACCACCAGTTCCCACAACGGTTTGCCGCTAGAGTCTTGCAGCGGACGCCGATAAAAATCAACTTGCCAAATAGCCACTGCGGCTGTTCTCCATACGCGCCCTTTCTATTCTGCCGGAGAAGGGACGGGCGATCGCCTACACGCCACCAAACTGCTTTTGATACGCAATATAGACAGCCTCCAAAAACTCGTCGGATGTAAGGCCAGTGGGGATCGACTCCATCTCAATGCGCGATCGCATTTGGCGAGCCAGATTGAGACTCAACTCGCGGCGAGCATCCCGATCCATGCGCGATCGCCGTTCCAAGTATTCCCGAATTGTCGCGAAATCATCGGGCAGCAGGAGGGATAGGTTTGCGCTTTGGGGCAAGTCTTGCGCGAGGGTATTGGCGCGATCGGATAGGGTCACGTTTGCCTTGGCGATCGGCTTCTCTTCCTGAACAACTAGCGTTCCCGCCACAATGTCGCCCAGCCGTTTCTCCCGCTTTTCAAACAGAATAAAAATCACGCCTAGAAACAAGGGAATGCCATCAAAGGACAGGAGGAGCGATCGCAATACGGCCTGCGCCAACCCAATTGGACGTCCATCATCCCGAATCACGCGAATATTCGCCACCCGCTTACCGGGAGTTTGGCCTTGCCACGTCACCTCAAAAAAGACGAAATAGCCGCTAAACAGGATAAACGTTGCCAAAAGGGCGATCGCCCCTAACCAAATGGGAAGCTGACCATAGGTGATGTTGGTGTTGGACAACCCGTTCAGCAGTTGAATCGCAAAGATGCTGTACAGCGTGGCTGCTGCCGTCCAGACGCCAAGCAAGATCGCCACATCAATCGCCATCGCATAGCTGCGCTCGCCAATGCCCGCCAGCGTAAACTGGAGTCCAACCTGTTCGGGCGTGACCACTTCGATCGTTTTCAGCCAGCGCAAGGGGGATGTAGAACTCATCGTAGGGGGGCGATCGCGCTGTCCAGCGGTATCGATGGGTTCGCTGGGGACAGATAGCGCCAATCCTTCCCGCCGACTGCGAAGATCGTAGTACAGCGTGGCCTTGACCGACTGCCAAAGCGGCAGGATTAAAATACCAATGGCAA is part of the Synechococcales cyanobacterium T60_A2020_003 genome and encodes:
- a CDS encoding adenylosuccinate lyase, which produces MIERYTLPEMGYIWTDEYKLKTWLDVEIAVCEAQAELGRIPTEAVDEIKAKATFDINRVLEIEKEVRHDVIAFLTNVNEYVGDAGRYIHLGMTSSDMLDTALALQLVASLDLLLKQTEDLIQAIRYQAQQHRTTIMIGRSHGIHAEPITFGFKLAGWLAETMRNRDRLCRMRTEIAVGQISGAVGTYANIDPKIEEIACAKLGLQPDTASTQVISRDRHADFMNTLALVAASLERFSVEIRNLQRTDVLEVEEFFSKGQKGSSAMPHKRNPIRSERITGMARLVRGYAVAALENVALWHERDISHSSVERVAFPDACILTHFMLVETTDLVKNLLVYPENMARNMNCYGGVVFSQRVMLTLVEKGMKREDAYRVVQSCAHSAWNTESGNFRALIEENPEVKAHLSPAEVEDCFDPNHHLRNLDEIYQRLSI
- a CDS encoding RDD family protein is translated as MRWLKTIEVVTPEQVGLQFTLAGIGERSYAMAIDVAILLGVWTAAATLYSIFAIQLLNGLSNTNITYGQLPIWLGAIALLATFILFSGYFVFFEVTWQGQTPGKRVANIRVIRDDGRPIGLAQAVLRSLLLSFDGIPLFLGVIFILFEKREKRLGDIVAGTLVVQEEKPIAKANVTLSDRANTLAQDLPQSANLSLLLPDDFATIREYLERRSRMDRDARRELSLNLARQMRSRIEMESIPTGLTSDEFLEAVYIAYQKQFGGV